A portion of the Liberibacter crescens BT-1 genome contains these proteins:
- the secB gene encoding protein-export chaperone SecB — translation MEQNNGTKKNLNPNIMVLGQYIKDLSFESPNSPNSLQKHEKSPNINITVNVNANPLINNDFDVVLSLNAEAKDEEKILFNIELAYGGVFRITDFPQEHILPVLLIECPRLLFPFVRQIIADVTRDGAFHPLMIDPIDFSQIYTQKILEEKSLNTKNNTSH, via the coding sequence ATGGAACAAAATAATGGAACCAAAAAAAACTTAAATCCTAATATTATGGTTCTTGGTCAGTATATAAAAGACCTATCTTTTGAAAGTCCTAATTCCCCAAATTCACTTCAAAAACACGAAAAATCACCTAATATAAATATTACTGTAAATGTCAACGCCAATCCTCTTATAAATAACGATTTTGATGTAGTTCTATCATTAAATGCTGAAGCTAAAGATGAAGAGAAAATACTATTTAATATAGAGTTAGCATATGGAGGTGTTTTTCGTATTACAGACTTTCCACAAGAACATATACTACCTGTTCTACTTATAGAGTGTCCTCGACTTTTATTTCCTTTTGTAAGACAAATCATTGCAGATGTAACACGAGACGGTGCCTTCCACCCCCTCATGATTGATCCAATTGATTTTTCTCAAATATATACACAAAAAATTTTAGAAGAAAAATCTCTTAATACGAAAAACAATACATCCCATTAA
- the dnaQ gene encoding DNA polymerase III subunit epsilon yields the protein MREIVFDTETTGLDYKNDRIIEIGAVELVNHFKTGRTFHVFICPGDRQVHPDALELHGISNDFLKEMPSFSSIFEDFWNFFNNENAKWIAHNATFDIKFINAELERLGKPIVSFERVIDTLSLARRKHPMAQNSLDALCRRYGINNSNRLKHGALLDSELLSEIYIQMIGGHQTDFAFHQVVNSFHEEKDANINEIFQKKRLKTLPSRITEEEIKRHNKIITKIGIKSIWKKVYHF from the coding sequence ATGCGTGAGATTGTTTTTGATACGGAAACTACAGGTCTTGATTATAAAAATGATAGAATTATAGAAATTGGTGCAGTCGAATTAGTTAATCATTTTAAAACAGGTCGCACATTTCATGTTTTTATTTGTCCTGGAGATAGGCAAGTTCATCCAGATGCATTGGAATTGCATGGTATTTCAAATGATTTTTTAAAAGAAATGCCTTCTTTTTCTTCAATTTTCGAAGATTTTTGGAATTTTTTTAATAATGAAAACGCAAAATGGATAGCCCATAATGCTACATTTGATATAAAGTTTATTAATGCTGAACTTGAAAGATTAGGTAAACCTATAGTTTCTTTTGAAAGAGTAATTGATACGTTATCTCTTGCAAGAAGAAAGCATCCAATGGCTCAAAATTCCTTAGATGCTCTTTGTCGTCGATATGGTATTAATAATTCAAATCGTTTGAAGCATGGAGCTTTGTTAGATTCTGAACTTCTTTCAGAAATTTATATACAAATGATAGGAGGTCATCAAACAGATTTTGCTTTTCATCAAGTTGTAAATAGTTTTCATGAAGAAAAAGATGCTAACATTAATGAAATTTTTCAAAAAAAACGCCTAAAGACATTACCTTCTAGAATTACTGAAGAAGAGATAAAAAGACATAATAAGATTATAACAAAAATAGGAATTAAGTCTATTTGGAAAAAAGTATACCATTTTTAA